A genomic stretch from bacterium includes:
- a CDS encoding DUF721 domain-containing protein, which translates to MRRTKKIEKIDVVLDRVLKAAGLEDAFLEQRVISILPEIFDKRIMAHIKSYHIEDRILFIKLDSPVWARELLFLKKEMMDKINNHLTKKYIKNIMFKG; encoded by the coding sequence ATGAGAAGAACAAAGAAAATAGAAAAAATTGATGTTGTTCTTGATAGGGTATTAAAGGCGGCTGGCTTGGAGGATGCCTTTTTAGAGCAAAGGGTTATTTCCATATTACCAGAGATATTTGATAAAAGGATAATGGCACACATAAAATCGTATCATATTGAAGATAGAATCCTCTTTATAAAGCTTGATAGCCCTGTCTGGGCAAGGGAGCTTTTATTCTTAAAAAAGGAGATGATGGATAAGATAAATAACCATTTGACAAAAAAATACATTAAGAATATAATGTTTAAAGGATAA
- the hisS gene encoding histidine--tRNA ligase, whose translation MKGTRDILPEEAFVFQYIEDISRFIFELYGYSEIRTPIFEETSLFERGVGGATEIVEKQMYTFLDKKGRSLTLRPENTAGVVRAYLEHNLSLKGKVARLYYIGPMFRYERPQKGRERQFYQIGTEAIGDSNPGCDAETIGMARDVLEEIGIQDFEIKINSIGCKDCQPGYKEILFKYFKDKKICDDCKIRLLKNPRRILDCKREECQEAINDAPGSIEVLCLTCNEHFESVKNLLSLINVGYKIEPRLVRGLDYYTRTVFEIINPCLGSQNGICGGGRYDNLIEELGGRPTPAIGCSFGVERLMLSLKEKPIITSKYDIYIAYLPNYFNEAFSLGNTLRKEGFSLFMDYNPKALKTQFKEASKNASYTIIVGDEIKEGGVGIKDMEKNLQFEVSCDKIADWISEYEKNKENRKN comes from the coding sequence ATGAAGGGAACAAGAGATATTCTTCCTGAAGAGGCTTTTGTTTTTCAATATATTGAAGACATAAGCCGCTTTATCTTTGAGCTTTATGGCTATTCTGAGATTAGAACCCCTATCTTTGAAGAGACAAGCCTGTTTGAAAGGGGCGTTGGAGGAGCAACAGAGATTGTAGAAAAGCAGATGTACACATTCCTTGATAAAAAGGGAAGGTCTTTAACCTTAAGGCCAGAGAATACAGCAGGTGTTGTAAGGGCATATTTGGAGCATAACCTCTCTTTAAAAGGCAAAGTAGCAAGGCTTTATTACATAGGCCCTATGTTTCGCTATGAAAGGCCACAAAAAGGAAGGGAGAGGCAATTTTACCAGATAGGAACAGAGGCGATTGGCGATAGTAATCCAGGGTGTGATGCAGAAACAATAGGAATGGCAAGGGATGTTTTGGAAGAAATAGGAATACAAGATTTTGAAATTAAGATAAACAGCATTGGATGTAAGGATTGCCAGCCAGGATATAAAGAAATTCTCTTTAAATATTTTAAAGACAAGAAGATTTGTGATGATTGTAAAATAAGGCTTTTAAAAAATCCAAGAAGAATACTAGATTGTAAAAGAGAAGAATGTCAAGAAGCAATAAATGATGCACCGGGTTCAATTGAGGTCCTTTGTTTAACCTGCAATGAACATTTTGAAAGCGTAAAAAACCTTCTTTCTCTTATAAATGTAGGTTATAAAATTGAACCAAGGCTTGTTCGTGGCTTGGATTACTATACAAGGACAGTGTTTGAGATAATAAATCCCTGCCTTGGCTCACAAAATGGTATATGTGGTGGAGGAAGGTATGATAATCTTATTGAAGAGCTTGGAGGAAGACCTACACCAGCCATTGGATGCTCCTTTGGTGTAGAAAGGTTAATGTTAAGCTTAAAGGAAAAACCTATAATAACCTCTAAATACGACATTTACATTGCATATCTTCCAAATTACTTTAATGAAGCATTCTCTTTAGGCAATACATTAAGGAAGGAAGGATTCTCTTTGTTTATGGATTATAACCCAAAGGCTTTAAAAACACAATTCAAAGAGGCATCAAAAAATGCATCCTATACAATAATTGTTGGTGATGAAATAAAAGAGGGTGGGGTGGGAATAAAGGATATGGAAAAGAATCTGCAATTTGAGGTTTCCTGTGATAAAATAGCAGATTGGATTTCTGAATATGAGAAGAACAAAGAAAATAGAAAAAATTGA
- a CDS encoding DUF2723 domain-containing protein yields MQRIAFKRADYTIALISFFISYFIYLLTLPSSVWFGDSGDFITSAYVLGIPHPSGYPLYTILGHLFSYIPISNIGMRITLMSSIFGSLTSMLLYLLLIKLSVQRLISFSTALCFAFSYTFFRVSIYAKTYSLYGFFVILLLFILLLYQENIKKNFKYLVLFSFILGVSFTNHNLMATIIPGVILFLFIINKPIFRINRISYLFLFFLLGLSVFLYLPIRAFQNPPIDWANPTTLKRFIDCLTVKFAQKRMLNITLLKFFITFGNHIILILKQFLIFCVILIFGFYPLKRKNYSFFILILTIILVNTLFSLIIYPIEKGLVDFEAYHIPSFLSLAILLGIGLNFIIEKKKALKFTIIFIPLTICFKYYYVSDKSKFYFAYDYARNILRDLPKNTILFTYTDHEFMTLWYLKHIEKRREDIVQLNLYDLTTDWVIKRVLKEHKDIRFTGDFNAHYLFKLENLAKNNIDRFNIFYTFNEDIYNPGYKVAYSSSLSNYGILFKIEKDGIPKIYDVSYLIRDAGVYRDTFTKGVLKIYGYGYAMMGSKYVYREPKKAIFLFESAIKFDPENEMYKKGLEIANQNSKL; encoded by the coding sequence ATGCAAAGAATAGCTTTTAAAAGGGCTGATTATACAATTGCCCTTATTTCCTTTTTTATTTCATATTTTATTTATCTTCTAACCCTTCCTTCTTCGGTTTGGTTTGGAGATTCTGGTGACTTTATTACATCTGCCTATGTCCTGGGAATTCCACACCCTTCTGGTTATCCCCTTTACACTATACTTGGACACCTATTTTCATATATTCCCATTTCAAATATTGGAATGAGGATTACCCTAATGTCTTCTATATTTGGAAGTCTAACATCAATGCTCCTTTATCTTTTACTCATAAAGCTCTCTGTCCAAAGGCTTATTTCTTTTTCTACAGCCCTTTGCTTTGCATTTTCCTATACCTTCTTTAGGGTCTCTATTTACGCAAAAACATATAGCCTTTATGGATTCTTTGTCATTCTCCTTTTATTCATCCTACTTCTATATCAGGAAAATATAAAGAAAAACTTTAAATATCTTGTTCTATTTTCATTTATTTTGGGTGTTTCTTTTACAAATCATAATCTAATGGCAACAATTATTCCAGGCGTTATTCTCTTTCTCTTTATAATAAACAAACCTATCTTTAGAATAAATAGAATTTCTTATCTTTTCCTCTTTTTTCTCCTTGGACTTTCTGTTTTTCTTTACCTTCCAATAAGGGCATTCCAAAACCCTCCTATTGACTGGGCAAACCCAACCACCCTGAAAAGGTTCATTGATTGTCTCACGGTAAAATTTGCTCAAAAACGGATGCTTAACATAACATTATTAAAGTTTTTCATTACATTTGGAAACCACATTATTTTAATTTTAAAGCAATTTTTAATCTTCTGTGTTATCTTAATATTTGGCTTTTATCCTCTTAAAAGAAAAAATTACTCATTCTTCATCCTGATTTTAACCATTATCCTTGTAAACACCCTTTTTTCATTGATTATCTATCCAATTGAAAAGGGGCTGGTTGATTTTGAGGCATACCATATTCCATCCTTTCTCTCCCTTGCAATTCTTTTAGGAATTGGGCTAAATTTTATAATTGAAAAAAAGAAAGCTCTAAAATTTACAATTATTTTTATTCCTTTAACAATTTGCTTTAAATATTATTATGTATCTGATAAAAGCAAATTCTATTTTGCATACGATTATGCAAGGAATATATTAAGAGACCTTCCCAAAAATACAATTCTTTTTACATATACAGACCATGAATTTATGACCCTTTGGTATTTAAAACACATTGAAAAAAGGAGGGAGGATATTGTTCAGCTTAATCTCTATGACCTAACAACAGATTGGGTTATTAAGAGGGTTTTAAAGGAGCATAAAGATATAAGATTTACAGGCGATTTTAATGCCCATTATCTATTCAAACTTGAAAACCTTGCAAAAAACAATATTGATAGATTTAATATCTTTTATACATTTAATGAGGATATTTATAACCCAGGATACAAGGTAGCATATTCCTCCTCCCTTTCCAATTATGGGATATTATTTAAGATAGAAAAAGATGGTATCCCAAAAATCTATGATGTTTCTTATCTAATAAGGGATGCAGGGGTTTATAGGGATACTTTTACAAAGGGTGTTTTGAAGATATACGGCTATGGTTACGCAATGATGGGTTCAAAATATGTCTATAGAGAACCAAAAAAGGCAATCTTCCTTTTTGAGAGCGCAATAAAATTTGACCCAGAAAATGAAATGTATAAAAAGGGTCTTGAGATTGCAAATCAAAATTCCAAACTTTAG